The following coding sequences are from one Microtus ochrogaster isolate Prairie Vole_2 unplaced genomic scaffold, MicOch1.0 UNK142, whole genome shotgun sequence window:
- the LOC106144469 gene encoding 60S ribosomal protein L10-like produces the protein MRGAFGKPQGTVARVHIGQVIMSIRTKLQNKEHVIEALRRAKFKFPGRQKIHISKKWGFTKFNADEFEDMVVEKRLIPDGCGVKYISNRGPLDKWLALHS, from the coding sequence ATGCGTGGTGCCTTTGGGAAGCCCCAGGGCACAGTGGCCAGGGTTCACATTGGCCAGGTCATCATGTCCATCCGCACCAAGCTGCAGAATAAGGAACATGTGATTGAGGCTCTTCGTAGAGCCAAGTTCAAATTCCCTGGGCGCCAGAAGATCCACATCTCAAAGAAATGGGGCTTTACTAAGTTTAATGCAGATGAATTTGAAGACATGGTTGTTGAGAAGCGACTCATTCCTGATGGCTGTGGTGTCAAATATATTTCTAATCGTGGTCCCCTGGACAAGTGGCTAGCCCTACACTCCTGA